A part of Aquibium oceanicum genomic DNA contains:
- a CDS encoding enoyl-CoA hydratase/isomerase family protein yields MRSYDGYKTIAVERRGSILTIILDRPEAYNAVNAVLHEELSRIFVDVRRDEDAKIIVLTGRGKAFCGGGDIDWMQDAIDDPVSFEQTAREAKEIVFSQLDLDKPLICRLNGHAAGLGASLALLCDVIIAQENARIGDPHVSVGLVAGDGGALIWPQILGYAKAKKFLFTGDMINAVEAERIGLITDVVKPEELDAAVDALADRLASAPTKALNWTKVTTNLPLKAIFHSHFDAGIAYEQMSNLSNDHQEAVNAFREKRSPAFTGT; encoded by the coding sequence ATGCGAAGCTACGACGGCTACAAGACAATCGCGGTCGAGCGGCGGGGGTCCATACTCACGATCATTCTCGATCGCCCCGAGGCCTATAACGCCGTAAACGCAGTCCTGCACGAGGAACTCTCTCGCATTTTCGTGGATGTGCGGCGGGACGAAGACGCCAAAATTATCGTTCTGACCGGCCGCGGCAAAGCGTTTTGCGGCGGCGGTGACATCGACTGGATGCAGGACGCCATCGACGACCCGGTGTCTTTCGAGCAGACCGCCCGCGAAGCCAAGGAGATCGTCTTCAGCCAACTCGATCTCGACAAGCCGCTCATCTGCCGGTTGAACGGCCACGCCGCCGGACTGGGCGCCTCGCTTGCGCTGCTTTGCGACGTCATCATCGCGCAGGAGAATGCGCGGATAGGCGACCCCCATGTTTCCGTGGGTCTCGTGGCGGGCGACGGTGGCGCTTTGATCTGGCCGCAGATACTTGGCTACGCCAAAGCCAAGAAGTTCCTGTTTACCGGAGACATGATCAACGCCGTCGAAGCCGAACGCATAGGCCTCATTACCGACGTCGTGAAGCCGGAGGAACTCGATGCCGCGGTCGACGCGCTGGCCGACCGGTTGGCATCCGCCCCGACAAAGGCGCTCAACTGGACCAAGGTCACCACCAACTTGCCGCTGAAGGCGATCTTCCATTCGCACTTCGATGCCGGCATCGCCTATGAACAGATGTCGAACCTGTCCAACGACCATCAGGAAGCGGTGAACGCGTTTCGGGAAAAACGAAGCCCTGCCTTCACCGGCACCTGA